Part of the Tamandua tetradactyla isolate mTamTet1 chromosome X, mTamTet1.pri, whole genome shotgun sequence genome, AGAGCTACTTTCTAGGAGAAAAACCTGAGGTCTCTAACCTGGAAGAAACTCTCAATCCTAGTCCCCGAGTACAAAAGTATCGACTTCGGAAACCCCTTAATTCTCAGAGTGTAGAATGTTTTGCTCAGAATTCACACGTTTTGAGGAACCAGAAATCCCATTCAGGCAAAGTACTTCATAAGTGCCCTGAATGTGGGGATAGTTTCCTTCGTATTTCAGATCTTTCTAGACACCAACGACTTCACACAGGGAGAGACCCTATCAGTGCACTGTATGTAAAAAGCAATTGGCTGGACAGGCATCCCTTAGAGCACATCAAAAAAGACATTCTGAAGTTGAAACTtataaatgcctagagtgtggcAAGAATTTTCGTCATAGATGCAGTCTTAAAAGACATGTGACAACTCATACAGGTGAAAAACCTCATAGATGTGAGAGTTGTGGGAAAAGTTTTTTTCAACTAACAACTCTTACTTTGCACCAGAGAACTCACACTAAAGAGAAGCCTTTTAAATGCAGTTACTGTGGGAAAACCTTTACACAGAAGTCAACCCTTGTGACACATTTAAGAATTCATACAGGGGAGAAGCCATACAAGTGTAATCATTGTTCTAAATGTTTCAGACAGAGGACAagcttgattgtacaccaagccAGTCACTTTAAAAAAGATAACTTTAAGGGTTGTTGAGGGAAATATGTCCTATTGAAACTGACCCTAACTCATGAAAGTCTTCACCTAGCACTTAACCGCAGCAACCTTTTTGTCTTTAAAGAAGTTTTGTATGAGCTCATAAGAACAACctcttttttttactaattttagaaatcatcttCCAAATCATAGCAGTTCAAGAGTATTTATCTACTCTTGCAACTGTGATAGGTTTCACTTATCCTGTCTCAGCAAGTCGTTTCttcattacattaaaatatttgcctctcaatccaaccatattatacttGTAAGCCCACAGCATATAAATGATTAATGATGGATTTTCCTGTCAACCATGGATGTGCCCAACTGATCTTTATTGGTGCTATGATTTTGTAATGTTGAAATATAAATGCCCTTACTTGTTCAATCCCACTTACCAGTTGTTGGAACAACTTGGCGCTGCTTCATGAACTGTGGCAACACACACTGCAGTTGACTCCCACCCCCAACCTAAAACTGAGGCGCTCGACTCTGTATAAGTATCGTGCTCTGTTTATGTGTCATTTTTAGTATTTAACGCAATCCATTTTAACTGGTTGTATTAGTTACCATCAAAATAGGAGATGCACCCACCCTCTGTATCATAATCAAATGTCTGAAATTTTACAGGCTAGAGAACATCAATTATTCATCTCTTTATTAAAATGCTTGCATATGGTAAACTTTAGCATATATTGTCGGTATTTAGTTTAAAAGTGCCAAATAGTTCTTGGAAACATGACATAGTTAGAACATTTAATGGATGGTTATGCTTCTGAATATTTCAAAAAGATAAGGGCAAACAAGGTACCAACCCCATAAATACTATTAAGGGAAAATAAGAGTACTTCCTAATAAGTACAAGAAAGATGCAATGAacagcaggcacagttctagCTTGCCATGGCgaagaccccggtttgattcctagtttgcctgcccatacaaaaaaaaaaagaaagaaagaaaaaaaaagattaaatgaagtatACTTAGATGCAAGTACTACCCACGGTAAGCTTTCAGTAAATATAAGCATATTGCCTTTTGATTTTTCGTTGAATTTTAAAGCTATGCCTTCAAGACTATCAATTTTTCTCAGAGTCTAATTGTTGTAATctagaagtatatatatatgtgtgtatatatatatatatatgtatataaaatgttctTAATGATGATTTTTAAGTTTTGTCCTTTTGCAGTTTTCATGTTATTCTTTGACCCAAGAGTTGGACAGTGCTGACCTTGTCCTCCTAATTTTTGGTTTGTACTGCATGTTGATTAAGAAACGAAGTTCCTTATATTTATAGTTCATTTAAGTTTTCTTGACCACCTATATCTGGTAAAAGTTAATAAGTATCCTGAAGAACATAGAAAATAAGTGTTTTTTTATAGGGCacatatctagaatatagttttGGACCTCCTTCAGTTTTCATTGTCCAATAACGCCTTCTCAGAGGTTAGCAAAGCCTGGACCCATACTTTTAAGGGCAcggtatattaaaatattagacaaatattgatatattttaaatatttacatttaactaACATGTTTAAGACCCAACACAGGAATGTACGAATTACTGTAGTTTAtttcaaaaatctaaaatttgagTCCTTTTATGAAAGTCATGCTATTAACTGTTGGCCCTGATAGAGGCCAGTTTAACCCTACTTTGAAGTTCATTCTGTAGTAATTCTCTAGCCATGTCTTACCAACTAGGTCCCTTTCTTAAGAATGAGAGAAATTAGAGAGTGACCAAGAAAGAGTTAAAGCCCTCTCATCTTGGTCTGGGTTGGGGGGAAAACACATTCTCTGTCTTATCTCCTGAGATAGTAGAGTTGTCCTTGGGCAGGGAGGAGTCCCTACTCCTATGATATTTCTCTCAAGGTGTTCCCCCTAATGGTAAGGTATCCCCTACATACCCCAAGGGAACAAGAATGAAATAAGGAAATTCATTATTCTTATCCCAATTCTTCCAGTTTTAAGCTGCAAGAAAGTATAATTTGCACTGGAAATCTCTTCCAAATGTTTGTTAGAAAAATGTCCTTGACGAATATGCAAATCATGGTTTCTTTGTCATTTATagcaattttaaaacatggcCTCAGATCTTTTGCTCATCTCCCTGTGGTTGGCAGAATGGTGCCCCCTAAGGATTTCCGTGTCCTAAAACCTGGAACCATGAATGTGTTTCCGTTCGAAACAATAGGGGTTATGCAAATGTGATTAAGTTCAGGATCTTGAAATCAGATTATGCCCACTGTTCAACTTTACTATCCCAAGTTTTCTTATCAGAGAAAGACGGAAGCAGGAGAGTCAGGGAAGGAGAGGTGGTGACAGGAACAAAGTTTGGAATTCTGCCATTGCTGGAAAAGGCCAGGAGACATGAATTGCACGAAGCCTCTAAAACTTTTGTAAACTCAAAGAACAGGTTCtcctctagagcctccagaaggaatgcagctctgttggcatcttgattttagcccagcgAGACCCAGTTTGGACTTCCGACTTGCAGAACTTTATGGGACTTCCGACTTTCAGAACTTtaagattataaataaatttgttgTTTTGAACAACTGAGTTTGTGATATCTGTTACAGCAGCAACTGGATCGAATACGCTTCCCATCAAGAGGTGTGATCTGTGTTCCCTACCCTTAGATCTGGGCAGGTTTCAGGCTGCTACTAATTGTAGCAGGCTGAATTGGTAGCACTTGAGTACAGCAGGAGAGATGCGGTGCAAATTCTGCTAGGTCTTAAAAGACGTGCAGTATCCATCTTTTCCACGATGAGTCAAAGGAAACAATTTGTGCCCCAATTAAATAATCTATGTCTGCTTTAATTTGATTTCATCTCTGTACGTGTGTGTGATTATTTTGGAGGTCGATCTGCGCTGTGTTTGCTTCAATATTGTCTCAGGGTTCCTTATTTGACTTATGAACTTGTACTCATCTTAGTTTGGAAACCTCACATAATTGTTTCTCTCTGGATACAGTCTGCTCTTAAAAGTCACTTTGCTAACCCTCTGTAATCTAGTGAAACAATTTCTAAGTTAgtaagattttcacaattttgGGCTTTCAAAATTATGGAGCAAAAACACGAAAGCCACCCTCTAGCATTTGGCTtgctaaattttctgttttactttactATTTAATACTGAAAATACATTCATAGAATGTGTTGTTGTGGCATAGAATATGTTATTCTATTTTACACATAGAAAATGTGTAAACGGtcattgggaaaaataaaaatgtatagaggACATAGAGAGAAAAGCCCAAGAGGCCCCCTTCTCCGGTTCTACTCTCTAGAGACAGCcctcttgtttcctttttatccATCCAGATAGTTAAGcataaaaagatattttccagtttttttcaaaAGTAAGACCATATTACATACATTGTACTACAGGctggttttcttcattttatctaTATTGGCCATCTTTGCACACTAGCCCGCAGAAATTCACCAAGTTGTTTTCAGTGGCTGCCGCATAGTCCATGGAATGGATTCTCAATTTATTCAACCAGTCCCTATTGATATACATTTAAGTTGGTTCCCAATGGGTAACCCGTTTTCAAATGAAGAAGGCAGGTGAATGTTTGAGGAGGGTAATGTCCACCTCAGACTGACATAAAACTATTGGATAAAAGAGAAGGTGGACACAGTTTGGTCATGTTTATCTGAATTATAAGCAGGGAAAGCATCTTCATGTGCAAGATCTTTACAGATGGAATGCTGGAACTGGAACTACAGGTAGATCACTTAACTGggtattttcaaatttgttttggaTGAGGAGGAGGGATTACAATACACTTGGATCTAAGAACATCTTTTCTTTCGGTTTCAATATTAGAAAAGGTTTAAAAGTGGTGCTTGTCTGGTTGAAGGACAGGTCTAGGCCTAGAGCCAATCCCATTAGTTTCACCCAGATGGACTTCAAGAAATCCATGAACCCCCCGAAAAGGCAACTCACTGGCTTATACCGGAGTGAAATGCATACCTGGAAGAGGGCCCAaactccctcccacctccctcttctttttaacatgggGATGAGGCTGCAATGCAGAAAACAAAGAATAGGGATGCAGAGGATGGGACTCCAACTAAGACTGGGTTTTGATAAGGGTGCTTATGGAATGATTCCACAAGCTGTACATTCTGATACTGTTCTCACACATTTACCCAGTTAGAAATTTTCCAGTCACAATAAATGTATCCCAGGGACACGGGTCATCAAGTGGCTCACATTTTTGACCATCAGTTCCCCCAATACCACCTCTATCAGTCAGAGCTGGGTCTACGCTGTGAGTATTTACTCGGACTGCCCCCCACTCACTCCCAACAGTGACAACTGAATGAAGGCCAAGGGCGTGAATCAACTACAGTGCAAATCTCTTGATTCCCCATGAATGCATGCTACAGTTTCTATAAAGCAATTCGGAATGCTGTCATAGAAGAATTTCATGTCATTCtgatgacaaatatttattgaatctgcCAACACTAAAACTGCACACCCTTTCCTTTTTATGTCACATCACTCCACCAGAGTCTGAGCAGTGCTATTCAAAGTGTGACTCAACACTCACGTGTTGGTGTGGGAATTGCTTCTTTTTGGACCCCCCAAATGTGAATTCAGACATTGAGTTGAAGCATTTGGAAACTTGGAGTAAGTTGAAAGTGCACCTTTAAATCTACTGAATCtaataacaatatcagaaattagTCTTATGATTTACATGTATCTGactttttatttcacattcttatga contains:
- the LOC143671719 gene encoding LOW QUALITY PROTEIN: uncharacterized protein LOC143671719 (The sequence of the model RefSeq protein was modified relative to this genomic sequence to represent the inferred CDS: inserted 1 base in 1 codon); this encodes MSFPLDNGEYSLEKDLQNSREVTHFLDFQTGYPIQNPNMSFPLDNGEYSLEKDLQNSREVTHFLDSQTALTLHLRTHTKEKPFKCSYCGKTFTQKPNLVTLLRIHAGEKPYKCYPIQNPNMSFPLDNGEYSLEKDLQNSREVTHFLDSQTGFHLERENEENTSKPIKLEDTYSSIFTLEGTPIHDPISQKYYKHLKYQHEIHPDDLHSDVTKLVDDQSYFLGEKPEVSNLEETLNPSPRVQKYRLRKPLNSQSVECFAQNSHVLRNQKSHSGKVLHKCPECGDSFLRISDLSRHQRLHTGXRPYQCTVCKKQLAGQASLRAHQKRHSEVETYKCLECGKNFRHRCSLKRHVTTHTGEKPHRCESCGKSFFQLTTLTLHQRTHTKEKPFKCSYCGKTFTQKSTLVTHLRIHTGEKPYKCNHCSKCFRQRTSLIVHQASHFKKDNFKGC